The Nitrospira lenta region ATCGATGGCTCTCTCGACGGAGAAATTCACACCGACGGCGTCCTCCTCGTGGGCGAAGAGGCCGTGATCACGGCGAAAGTGACAGCCGGCACCATTGTTTGCAAGGGAAAGATTACGGGCGACGTCGTCGCGAAAGAAAAAATTAAGCTCCGCGCCCCAGCCGTCGTCAATGGCGGAATTAAGACGCCTATGCTCTCAATCGAAGAAGGTGTGCTCTTTAACGGAACGCTCGAAATGTCGCAAGGCATTCGAGAAGTCTCTCGGGAAACGCCCCTTCACCCGGTTGGCATCTCAAACCAAGGTAGCATAAAAAGGATAAACGGGTAATTCCCTCGGCTACACAATTCATACGCTCATCGGGGTCCTAAACCCGTGATGCCCGGTGAGCCTGCCGTACCTGTAAGCTGGAAGGACCTTTGATCGCATGTGGGCAATTGGCGATAAGAAATCATCCCCCTCGGACGATGACAATTTCACGTTCCTTGGGAGAGGGGTTGAATTCAAAGGCGTCGTGAACTTCGACGGCACCGTCCGCATCGACGGAAAATTGGAAGG contains the following coding sequences:
- a CDS encoding bactofilin family protein; its protein translation is MWKSDKPEGKRTMAEEVEAEDNSLSSNLGRQEAAEDVSAFVGKGVEFKGTISYNGTVRIDGSLDGEIHTDGVLLVGEEAVITAKVTAGTIVCKGKITGDVVAKEKIKLRAPAVVNGGIKTPMLSIEEGVLFNGTLEMSQGIREVSRETPLHPVGISNQGSIKRING